A genomic region of Salifodinibacter halophilus contains the following coding sequences:
- a CDS encoding LysR family transcriptional regulator yields the protein MESLANLESFVRSAELGGFSAAARQLGLSPAAV from the coding sequence GTGGAATCCCTCGCCAATCTCGAATCCTTCGTCCGCAGCGCCGAGCTCGGCGGCTTTTCCGCGGCAGCGCGCCAGCTCGGGCTGAGCCCCGCCGCGGTC